From Desulfobacteraceae bacterium:
AAGCCTCGCCACCGCCCACGAATTCCGGCGCCACCGCCAGCAGGGTGCCGACTCCGGCACCGAAGACCGCAACCAGAATCAGCTTCGTCGGCCGGCGCCAGCGGTCCACGAGGCGCAGTATGCCCAGCAGGGCTGTATTGAAGGCCGCGCCGCAGATGCCCACCATTGCGCCCAGAAGCAGATACAGGGGCACAAAGATCAGCAATTCCTCCGCGGGCGGCAGCGCCGGCAGATCCAGCACCAGTTGAATCGGGAGTGCGGGCCGCATCCCGAAGACCTGGTCATTGACCACCTTGGCGGTGATGCAGGCGGCGATCACCGCGTGCAGAGAGATAAAATTGTAGTCGAACCGGCGACGCATCTCTTCGGTCACAAAGATGACCCCGGCCACTGGGGCACTGAACGCGGCACTGAGCCCGGCACCGGCGCCGGCGGCCAGCAGTGTGTTCATCCCGTGGGCGTCGGCGCCCGTCTTCTCGCCGATCATTCGGCCGACGCAGCCGCCCATGTGAACCGTCGGTCCCTCCCGGCCGAGAAGCAGACCTGCCCCTATGGCCAAAACACCGCCGACGAACTTGCAATGGCCACACGCGCCCAGCGAACGGCGCGCAGACCCTGCATGGCCCCCTCGATTTCCTGGATGCCGCTGCCCGCGGCTTCCGGGGCGAACCGGCGCACGATAGCAACGGCCCCGGTCACCATGGCCGCGCCCAGCAACGCTGAGACCAGCGCCGCTCGCGGGCCGAGGCCCTGCAACATGGACCCCACCGCGGCGTGCAGCGCAAAAGCCTTCTCCAGGCTGAAGTGAAAAGCCGCCGCCAGAAGGCCGGTAAACGCGCCGACCGCCACCTCCAGCAGGTAGAGCACTGCCGCTGCGCTCAACGCGGGGCCGCGTCCCAAAATTATAGCCTGCCTGTTGTCTTCGCGCATCGTGTCATACCGTTCTTGAATCCGAATCGGGCAGATCGCAACGATCCAGGATGCAAATGGCGGCATCCGCCCCTTCTCCGAAACAGAGCCCGGCAATGCTGCAATCCCCGGTGCTAGGTTTCCGGATATCGGCGCAGCCCTTCGACGCCCCAGACTCCGGAAACAAACTGGGGCGCCGCTATGGTTTCCCGATGGGCCAGGGTAATGATGTCGGCGTTGTGAGGGTTGGCGATCTTGTCGAACTGTTCCACGGTCAAATGCAGAAAGCGCATCA
This genomic window contains:
- the clcA gene encoding H(+)/Cl(-) exchange transporter ClcA; its protein translation is MGACGHCKFVGGVLAIGAGLLLGREGPTVHMGGCVGRMIGEKTGADAHGMNTLLAAGAGAGLSAAFSAPVAGVIFVTEEMRRRFDYNFISLHAVIAACITAKVVNDQVFGMRPALPIQLVLDLPALPPAEELLIFVPLYLLLGAMVGICGAAFNTALLGILRLVDRWRRPTKLILVAVFGAGVGTLLAVAPEFVGGGEALIEAIFPHSPAIPMLLLLLAVRAVLTFASYATGTPGGIFAPMLALGTLIGMGFALGVQALFSHITMHPGAFGIAAMGGLFAATVRAPLTGIVLVAELTGSFGLLSAMVLTCLTASITAQSLGSKPIYDLLLARTLDNTVPSGPQDDERLEKTNRG